In Lytechinus variegatus isolate NC3 chromosome 12, Lvar_3.0, whole genome shotgun sequence, a single window of DNA contains:
- the LOC121425306 gene encoding leucine zipper putative tumor suppressor 2-like isoform X1 — translation MAACDMVTSSSSTSYGLHQASLIHIPPSSADQSPTTVLSNGTMGSTSSLLADSGYRGYSDTTTNSNSSVFEEPPAPNDDTESIGPPKLTPISGKLEKTKEKKLIKPIAVRFASPNTSPTDTYKQISPQSPSLSDTMATYSHPPDILMTNNNHGFSAGKHFGKPPTKAMSLQDITPMQQTYRTNGHQSNHSSNGHHQSTLPHKGDASQRSALHQKLQQAQSLNFINRGGGWANIHQSGTVPGKIGNGGRHRSHSQSMYPGDGQRPLVASHGQDTKQHSHPNLTSPRNYGEDHVYAPVSVSSVPEESDLAEENRILRNKVQNKHDQDMKHQLVTMRDTMEVNEQTIFQVQDEKRRDYEGRINRLQTQLQQEKDSSLSQQRSQQQEIYRLEQDRKQLKLRLEDLQKELSRLKDNGKKVEEQQSVLAESQQEITNKRYEIKRLEESVKRSKDELQYEKENVKRLQIELDKARLQVTKRTSGGQQHLLSKKESELLQVKADAKKTMDQRDSLMLRVKNQGDEIDRLGALVKTKEQELAQERCEVAYLKEVNERMTSALKEKEEKVEKTKGSVEGSSHNSKKIDVVELELGRTVEKLQQLQTEKDMESARLQKRIAEKDADIKRLQGRLRERGKGNERNGVDNKTNPTQRRLEQDRLELQAKLVKREQELKQARQQVLTLQTQERNSGPALSNSILQKKEAELKACQEKLHQRHAEITYIREKLGERDAEMTALKVKLDRVHRQHPENGRRSGSLDRELSGTRAAKQQLESHVKSLQEENARLKEKLSRVAVGVRTLSESHLNLAKLSMVPSVPDKPKFERTDPKAVGQLQKEVASLKQEISRLNEDKEKQTAEFRQEHGIWQEEKHRVIAYQKQLQLNYVQMCQKNKKLEQEVQQLTKELDNEEVIQC, via the exons ATGGCAGCGTGTGATATGGTCACATCTTCCTCTTCCACATCGTACGGACTTCATCAAGCCTCTCTGATTCACATCCCACCATCATCGGCCGACCAATCACCTACCACCGTCCTCAGCAATGGCACCATGGGTAGCACCAGCAGTCTACTGGCAGACAGTGGTTACCGTGGCTACAGCGACACCACCACAAACAGCAACAGTTCTGTCTTTGAGGAGCCCCCTGCCCCCAACGACGACACCGAGTCGATAGGTCCCCCAAAGCTCACTCCAATTAGTGGAAAGCTTGAAAAG ACCAAAGAAAAAAAGCTGATCAAACCCATCGCTGTCAGGTTTGCATCTCCAAACACTTCTCCCACAGACACATACAAACAGATCTCTCCTCAGTCTCCCTCGTTATCGGATACCATGGCAACGTACTCGCATCCTCCTGATATCCTGATGACCAACAATAACCATGGTTTCTCTGCCGGGAAGCACTTTGGCAAACCACCCACCAAGGCCATGTCTCTACAGGACATCACTCCGATGCAGCAGACGTATAGAACAAACGGGCACCAAAGCAACCATAGTTCCAACGGCCACCACCAGTCCACGCTCCCCCACAAGGGTGATGCCTCCCAACGCTCTGCTCTGCACCAGAAACTCCAGCAGGCGCAGTCTCTGAATTTCATCAACCGCGGTGGTGGCTGGGCGAACATCCATCAGAGTGGAACCGTCCCCGGGAAGATCGGCAATGGAGGGCGTCACCGCAGCCATAGCCAGTCCATGTACCCTGGAGATGGACAGCGCCCCCTAGTGGCCTCGCATGGGCAGGACACTAAGCAACATAGCCATCCTAACCTGACATCGCCAAGGAACTACGGGGAAGACCATGTCTATGCTCCAGTCTCGGTTTCATCGGTACCTGAGGAATCAGATTTGGCAGAAGAGAATAGGATCCTAAGGAATAAAGTTCAG AACAAGCATGATCAG GACATGAAGCACCAGCTTGTGACGATGCGGGACACGATGGAGGTCAACGAGCAGACCATCTTCCAGGTCCAGGATGAGAAACGGCGGGACTACGAGGGCCGCATCAACCGTCTCCAGACCCAGCTCCAGCAGGAGAAGGATTCCTCTCTCTCACAGCAGAGATCCCAACAGCAAGAG ATTTACAGACTAGAGCAGGATAGGAAACAGTTGAAGCTGAGGCTTGAGGACCTACAGAAAGAACTTTCAAGACTCAAAGACAATGGCAAGAAGGTGGAGGAACAACAATCAGTATTAGCTGAAAGCCAGCAAGAAATCACAAACAAACGATACGAGATCAAGCGTCTCGAGGAAAGCGTGAAGCGATCTAAAGACGAACTGCAATACGAAAAGGAGAATGTGAAGCGATTGCAAATCGAGTTGGACAAAGCGAGGTTGCAAGTGACTAAAAGGACCAGTGGTGGCCAGCAGCATTTGTTGAGTAAGAAGGAATCAGAGTTGTTACAGGTGAAGGCTGATGCCAAAAAGACAATGGACCAAAGGGACAGCTTGATGCTGAGGGTAAAGAACCAGGGTGATGAGATTGATAGATTGGGGGCGCTTGTCAAGACAAAAGAACAAGAACTGGCCCAGGAAAGATGTGAAGTGGCATACTTGAAAGAGGTCAATGAAAGAATGACCAGTGCGCTGAAAGAGAAGGAAGAGAAAGTTGAAAAGACAAAAGGAAGCGTGGAGGGTAGTTCTCATAATTCGAAAAAGATTGATGTAGTTGAACTTGAGCTTGGTAGGACAGTGGAAAAATTACAGCAGCTGCAGACTGAGAAAGACATGGAGTCTGCTCGGTTGCAGAAGAGAATCGCAGAGAAAGATGCTGATATTAAGAGACTTCAAGGAAGATTACGAGAGCGTGGAAAGGGGAACGAGCGTAATGGTGTTGATAATAAGACAAATCCTACCCAGAGACGTCTTGAACAGGATAGATTAGAACTGCAAGCAAAGTTAGTGAAGCGAGAGCAAGAGCTCAAGCAAGCGAGGCAACAGGTATTGACGCTTCAAACACAAGAGCGTAACTCGGGTCCAGCACTGTCAAACTCTATACTTCAGAAGAAGGAAGCAGAGTTGAAAGCATGTCAGGAGAAACTCCACCAACGGCACGCAGAAATCACCTACATCAGGGAAAAACTTGGTGAACGAGATGCAGAAATGACTGCCTTGAAAGTGAAACTTGACAGGGTACATAGACAACACCCTGAGAATGGTCGAAGGTCAGGCTCTTTAGACAGGGAACTGTCTGGAACACGAGCAGCAAAACAGCAGCTTGAATCGCATGTAAAATCCCTCCAGGAAGAGAACGCTCGTCTCAAGGAAAAACTTAGTCGGGTGGCTGTAGGGGTGAGGACACTCTCTGAAAGCCATTTGAACCTTGCAAAACTATCCATGGTACCCTCGGTTCCAGACAAACCAAAGTTTGAGCGTACGGATCCCAAGGCTGTTGGTCAGCTCCAAAAGGAGGTTGCCAGTTTAAAGCAGGAGATATCACGTTTGAATGAAGACAAGGAGAAGCAAACGGCAGAGTTTCGCCAAGAGCACGGTATCTGGCAGGAGGAGAAACATCGGGTCATCGCCTACCAGAAGCAGCTGCAGCTCAACTATGTGCAGATGtgccagaaaaataaaaagctgGAACAAGAAGTCCAACAACTGACCAAAgaacttgacaatgaggaagtCATACAGTGTTAG
- the LOC121425306 gene encoding leucine zipper putative tumor suppressor 2-like isoform X2, producing the protein MAACDMVTSSSSTSYGLHQASLIHIPPSSADQSPTTVLSNGTMGSTSSLLADSGYRGYSDTTTNSNSSVFEEPPAPNDDTESIGPPKLTPISGKLEKTKEKKLIKPIAVRFASPNTSPTDTYKQISPQSPSLSDTMATYSHPPDILMTNNNHGFSAGKHFGKPPTKAMSLQDITPMQQTYRTNGHQSNHSSNGHHQSTLPHKGDASQRSALHQKLQQAQSLNFINRGGGWANIHQSGTVPGKIGNGGRHRSHSQSMYPGDGQRPLVASHGQDTKQHSHPNLTSPRNYGEDHVYAPVSVSSVPEESDLAEENRILRNKVQDMKHQLVTMRDTMEVNEQTIFQVQDEKRRDYEGRINRLQTQLQQEKDSSLSQQRSQQQEIYRLEQDRKQLKLRLEDLQKELSRLKDNGKKVEEQQSVLAESQQEITNKRYEIKRLEESVKRSKDELQYEKENVKRLQIELDKARLQVTKRTSGGQQHLLSKKESELLQVKADAKKTMDQRDSLMLRVKNQGDEIDRLGALVKTKEQELAQERCEVAYLKEVNERMTSALKEKEEKVEKTKGSVEGSSHNSKKIDVVELELGRTVEKLQQLQTEKDMESARLQKRIAEKDADIKRLQGRLRERGKGNERNGVDNKTNPTQRRLEQDRLELQAKLVKREQELKQARQQVLTLQTQERNSGPALSNSILQKKEAELKACQEKLHQRHAEITYIREKLGERDAEMTALKVKLDRVHRQHPENGRRSGSLDRELSGTRAAKQQLESHVKSLQEENARLKEKLSRVAVGVRTLSESHLNLAKLSMVPSVPDKPKFERTDPKAVGQLQKEVASLKQEISRLNEDKEKQTAEFRQEHGIWQEEKHRVIAYQKQLQLNYVQMCQKNKKLEQEVQQLTKELDNEEVIQC; encoded by the exons ATGGCAGCGTGTGATATGGTCACATCTTCCTCTTCCACATCGTACGGACTTCATCAAGCCTCTCTGATTCACATCCCACCATCATCGGCCGACCAATCACCTACCACCGTCCTCAGCAATGGCACCATGGGTAGCACCAGCAGTCTACTGGCAGACAGTGGTTACCGTGGCTACAGCGACACCACCACAAACAGCAACAGTTCTGTCTTTGAGGAGCCCCCTGCCCCCAACGACGACACCGAGTCGATAGGTCCCCCAAAGCTCACTCCAATTAGTGGAAAGCTTGAAAAG ACCAAAGAAAAAAAGCTGATCAAACCCATCGCTGTCAGGTTTGCATCTCCAAACACTTCTCCCACAGACACATACAAACAGATCTCTCCTCAGTCTCCCTCGTTATCGGATACCATGGCAACGTACTCGCATCCTCCTGATATCCTGATGACCAACAATAACCATGGTTTCTCTGCCGGGAAGCACTTTGGCAAACCACCCACCAAGGCCATGTCTCTACAGGACATCACTCCGATGCAGCAGACGTATAGAACAAACGGGCACCAAAGCAACCATAGTTCCAACGGCCACCACCAGTCCACGCTCCCCCACAAGGGTGATGCCTCCCAACGCTCTGCTCTGCACCAGAAACTCCAGCAGGCGCAGTCTCTGAATTTCATCAACCGCGGTGGTGGCTGGGCGAACATCCATCAGAGTGGAACCGTCCCCGGGAAGATCGGCAATGGAGGGCGTCACCGCAGCCATAGCCAGTCCATGTACCCTGGAGATGGACAGCGCCCCCTAGTGGCCTCGCATGGGCAGGACACTAAGCAACATAGCCATCCTAACCTGACATCGCCAAGGAACTACGGGGAAGACCATGTCTATGCTCCAGTCTCGGTTTCATCGGTACCTGAGGAATCAGATTTGGCAGAAGAGAATAGGATCCTAAGGAATAAAGTTCAG GACATGAAGCACCAGCTTGTGACGATGCGGGACACGATGGAGGTCAACGAGCAGACCATCTTCCAGGTCCAGGATGAGAAACGGCGGGACTACGAGGGCCGCATCAACCGTCTCCAGACCCAGCTCCAGCAGGAGAAGGATTCCTCTCTCTCACAGCAGAGATCCCAACAGCAAGAG ATTTACAGACTAGAGCAGGATAGGAAACAGTTGAAGCTGAGGCTTGAGGACCTACAGAAAGAACTTTCAAGACTCAAAGACAATGGCAAGAAGGTGGAGGAACAACAATCAGTATTAGCTGAAAGCCAGCAAGAAATCACAAACAAACGATACGAGATCAAGCGTCTCGAGGAAAGCGTGAAGCGATCTAAAGACGAACTGCAATACGAAAAGGAGAATGTGAAGCGATTGCAAATCGAGTTGGACAAAGCGAGGTTGCAAGTGACTAAAAGGACCAGTGGTGGCCAGCAGCATTTGTTGAGTAAGAAGGAATCAGAGTTGTTACAGGTGAAGGCTGATGCCAAAAAGACAATGGACCAAAGGGACAGCTTGATGCTGAGGGTAAAGAACCAGGGTGATGAGATTGATAGATTGGGGGCGCTTGTCAAGACAAAAGAACAAGAACTGGCCCAGGAAAGATGTGAAGTGGCATACTTGAAAGAGGTCAATGAAAGAATGACCAGTGCGCTGAAAGAGAAGGAAGAGAAAGTTGAAAAGACAAAAGGAAGCGTGGAGGGTAGTTCTCATAATTCGAAAAAGATTGATGTAGTTGAACTTGAGCTTGGTAGGACAGTGGAAAAATTACAGCAGCTGCAGACTGAGAAAGACATGGAGTCTGCTCGGTTGCAGAAGAGAATCGCAGAGAAAGATGCTGATATTAAGAGACTTCAAGGAAGATTACGAGAGCGTGGAAAGGGGAACGAGCGTAATGGTGTTGATAATAAGACAAATCCTACCCAGAGACGTCTTGAACAGGATAGATTAGAACTGCAAGCAAAGTTAGTGAAGCGAGAGCAAGAGCTCAAGCAAGCGAGGCAACAGGTATTGACGCTTCAAACACAAGAGCGTAACTCGGGTCCAGCACTGTCAAACTCTATACTTCAGAAGAAGGAAGCAGAGTTGAAAGCATGTCAGGAGAAACTCCACCAACGGCACGCAGAAATCACCTACATCAGGGAAAAACTTGGTGAACGAGATGCAGAAATGACTGCCTTGAAAGTGAAACTTGACAGGGTACATAGACAACACCCTGAGAATGGTCGAAGGTCAGGCTCTTTAGACAGGGAACTGTCTGGAACACGAGCAGCAAAACAGCAGCTTGAATCGCATGTAAAATCCCTCCAGGAAGAGAACGCTCGTCTCAAGGAAAAACTTAGTCGGGTGGCTGTAGGGGTGAGGACACTCTCTGAAAGCCATTTGAACCTTGCAAAACTATCCATGGTACCCTCGGTTCCAGACAAACCAAAGTTTGAGCGTACGGATCCCAAGGCTGTTGGTCAGCTCCAAAAGGAGGTTGCCAGTTTAAAGCAGGAGATATCACGTTTGAATGAAGACAAGGAGAAGCAAACGGCAGAGTTTCGCCAAGAGCACGGTATCTGGCAGGAGGAGAAACATCGGGTCATCGCCTACCAGAAGCAGCTGCAGCTCAACTATGTGCAGATGtgccagaaaaataaaaagctgGAACAAGAAGTCCAACAACTGACCAAAgaacttgacaatgaggaagtCATACAGTGTTAG